The following are encoded together in the Methanobrevibacter oralis genome:
- the hypB gene encoding hydrogenase nickel incorporation protein HypB: MHMVADVDVQKNIMDANKKLAEKNKKNLEEKGIFCVDFVGAIGSGKTSLIEDIIDNTDDKIGVIAGDIISKFDAGRIKKHDVPVVGLNTGKECHLDAHLVGHGIGDLPLDDIDILIVENVGNLICPVDFELGSHMRVVVVSVTEGDDTVEKHPLIFQTSDLVVINKIDLADAVGADAEKMANDAKKLNPNVKVIQSSLKEGIGLDKIIKTILEKKNNA, translated from the coding sequence ATGCATATGGTTGCAGATGTAGATGTACAAAAAAATATTATGGATGCTAATAAAAAATTAGCTGAAAAAAATAAAAAAAATCTTGAAGAAAAAGGAATTTTCTGTGTTGATTTTGTAGGAGCTATTGGTTCTGGTAAAACATCATTAATTGAAGATATCATTGATAATACTGATGATAAGATTGGAGTAATTGCAGGAGATATTATAAGTAAATTCGATGCAGGACGTATTAAAAAACATGATGTTCCAGTAGTTGGGCTAAATACTGGTAAAGAATGTCATTTAGATGCACATTTAGTAGGTCATGGAATTGGTGATTTACCATTAGATGATATTGACATTCTTATTGTAGAAAATGTAGGTAATTTAATTTGTCCTGTTGACTTTGAATTAGGTTCACATATGAGGGTTGTTGTTGTAAGTGTTACTGAAGGTGATGATACTGTAGAAAAACACCCATTAATATTCCAAACTTCAGATTTAGTTGTAATTAACAAAATTGATTTAGCTGATGCAGTAGGAGCAGATGCTGAAAAAATGGCAAATGATGCTAAAAAATTAAATCCGAATGTTAAAGTCATTCAATCTAGTTTAAAAGAAGGAATTGGGCTAGATAAAATTATTAAAACTATTTTAGAAAAGAAAAATAATGCTTAA
- a CDS encoding DEAD/DEAH box helicase produces MITYEEFEEIVVNILKRDISSNEDQKKAISSPANQSLFIVAGPGSGKTTVMVLKILKYIFVDDIAPQKILSTTFTKKAANELYSRILGWGDEIKNHLIEKMEGEFSEESFEKIAKIERIDFNQINVGTTDSVSEELLRIHKKPGTNQTLVIEEFVAKSAMMNILLKDERYLNEDLKKYLKDISGKNKLEEPSIMSEILLEIKNRMYYDQVDFLEIYNNCHDNKGLKLSLQCINEYENELKDRNIMDFAMLEDKFLKKLKNHELDVFLDDVKIILIDEYQDTNLIQEDIYFTIAKSALKDGGSLTVVGDDDQSLYRFRGATVELFTDFKKRAKDKLQLDVEEINLKTNYRSTKNIINHCNQFAELDQEYQNARVNNKPKIIAPDFADNDMPILGMFRNNQEMLANDLSKLIHKLVNKGEVKQKVLQVLDSDYFEKLNGNFSIAEFQIIANEKSRQKKEIEKITLKLDREYGSASDIALLSYSPKEVKNGNKSFIYNLRKRLEKFNIDIFNPKGRNLQDIPEVSIFCGLMLECIDPEAKIQKSDKTIPNTAKRNMFRWRMQAHEFIKSNPNPQKPITLAEFILSWQLRQPRGYDKWPNTTSLMRLAYKLITWIEILQEDVEGIVYLEAIMNSITQTGFFNKYSANISFKTEEDERNSILEAIWNIFIPLSTGGITIDEDLLETLPEDRLNIMSIHQSKGLEFPLVIVDVGSKFKKNTINTQKLRFPKKLDSNTTIEDSIRAYSELGISSRSEKDRCFDDLIRLYFVAFSRTKNVLLLVGLNQAIEGYNNKNKHYTIPNIALGWSRNEKYHGFKEIYLI; encoded by the coding sequence ATGATTACCTATGAAGAATTTGAAGAAATTGTAGTTAATATATTAAAAAGAGATATTTCTTCAAATGAAGACCAAAAAAAAGCTATTTCATCACCAGCTAATCAGTCACTATTCATAGTAGCTGGACCCGGATCTGGAAAAACAACCGTGATGGTGCTAAAAATATTAAAATACATTTTTGTAGACGATATTGCTCCTCAAAAAATATTATCAACTACATTTACAAAAAAAGCAGCTAATGAATTATATTCTCGTATATTAGGATGGGGAGATGAAATTAAAAATCATCTTATAGAAAAAATGGAAGGAGAATTTAGTGAAGAAAGCTTTGAAAAAATCGCAAAAATTGAAAGAATAGATTTTAATCAAATTAATGTAGGTACAACAGATAGTGTTTCAGAAGAATTATTAAGAATTCATAAAAAACCAGGAACCAACCAAACATTGGTAATTGAAGAATTTGTTGCTAAATCAGCAATGATGAATATTCTACTTAAAGATGAAAGATACCTTAATGAAGATTTAAAAAAATATCTTAAAGACATAAGTGGTAAAAACAAATTAGAAGAACCCTCTATTATGAGCGAAATCCTCCTTGAAATAAAAAATAGAATGTATTATGATCAGGTGGATTTTTTAGAAATTTATAATAATTGCCATGACAACAAAGGACTTAAATTATCTCTTCAATGCATTAATGAATATGAAAATGAATTAAAAGATAGGAACATTATGGATTTTGCAATGCTTGAAGATAAATTCTTAAAAAAACTTAAAAATCATGAATTAGATGTTTTTCTTGATGACGTGAAAATTATCTTAATTGATGAATACCAAGACACAAATTTAATTCAAGAAGATATCTATTTTACAATAGCAAAATCTGCTTTAAAAGATGGTGGAAGTTTAACAGTGGTTGGAGATGATGATCAATCCCTTTATAGATTTAGAGGAGCTACAGTTGAATTATTTACCGATTTCAAAAAAAGAGCAAAAGATAAATTACAACTTGATGTTGAAGAAATTAACTTAAAAACAAATTATAGATCAACAAAAAACATTATAAATCATTGTAATCAATTTGCAGAACTAGATCAAGAATATCAAAATGCAAGAGTAAATAATAAGCCTAAAATTATAGCACCTGACTTTGCAGATAATGATATGCCCATTTTAGGAATGTTTAGAAACAATCAAGAAATGCTAGCTAATGATTTGTCTAAATTGATTCATAAACTAGTTAATAAAGGAGAAGTAAAACAAAAAGTCCTCCAAGTATTAGATTCGGATTATTTTGAAAAATTGAATGGTAATTTTAGTATTGCTGAATTTCAGATAATAGCTAATGAAAAATCTAGACAAAAAAAAGAAATAGAAAAAATTACACTTAAATTAGATAGAGAATATGGTTCTGCATCAGATATTGCTCTTTTATCTTATTCACCTAAAGAAGTTAAAAATGGAAATAAATCATTTATTTATAACTTAAGAAAAAGGCTTGAAAAGTTTAATATAGATATTTTTAATCCAAAAGGAAGAAATCTTCAAGATATTCCAGAAGTAAGTATTTTTTGTGGATTAATGTTAGAATGTATAGATCCTGAAGCTAAAATTCAAAAAAGTGATAAAACAATTCCAAATACAGCAAAAAGAAATATGTTTCGATGGAGAATGCAAGCACATGAATTTATAAAATCAAATCCCAACCCACAAAAACCAATTACATTAGCAGAATTTATATTATCTTGGCAACTTAGACAACCAAGAGGATATGACAAATGGCCTAATACAACTAGTTTAATGAGATTAGCTTATAAATTAATTACATGGATTGAAATTTTACAAGAAGATGTTGAAGGAATAGTATATTTAGAAGCTATTATGAACTCTATTACTCAAACAGGATTTTTTAACAAATATTCTGCAAATATTTCATTTAAAACAGAAGAAGATGAAAGAAACTCAATTTTAGAAGCTATTTGGAATATTTTCATTCCACTTTCAACCGGAGGAATAACAATTGATGAGGATCTTCTTGAAACACTACCCGAAGATAGATTAAATATAATGTCAATTCACCAATCAAAAGGATTAGAATTTCCATTAGTTATTGTTGATGTTGGTTCAAAATTCAAAAAAAATACCATTAATACACAAAAATTAAGATTTCCAAAAAAATTAGATAGTAATACAACAATTGAAGATAGTATTAGAGCATATAGTGAACTTGGAATATCATCTAGAAGTGAAAAAGACAGGTGCTTTGATGATTTAATACGCCTTTATTTTGTTGCCTTTTCAAGAACGAAAAATGTATTATTATTAGTTGGACTAAATCAAGCTATTGAAGGATATAATAATAAAAATAAACATTATACTATTCCAAATATTGCTCTTGGATGGAGTAGAAATGAAAAGTATCATGGTTTTAAAGAGATTTATTTAATTTAA
- a CDS encoding DUF1890 domain-containing protein: MKALLLLGCPETPAQTPLAVYASYQLTEMGYDVTIAANPAATKLVRVSDPEKHYVHKMIDIDKSLSKLEEGQYDLLVGFVHKDAAASYFVTFSQILQTKSIALVFERDADLVEEYADMVSQNTDAEVVAVRAFHNPTPIKVRLDKVLKEL, translated from the coding sequence ATGAAAGCTTTATTATTATTGGGCTGTCCTGAAACTCCAGCTCAAACTCCATTAGCAGTTTATGCTTCATATCAATTAACTGAAATGGGTTATGATGTTACAATCGCTGCAAATCCTGCTGCTACTAAATTAGTAAGAGTTTCAGATCCAGAGAAACATTATGTTCATAAAATGATAGATATTGACAAATCTCTAAGTAAATTAGAAGAAGGCCAATATGATTTATTAGTTGGTTTTGTTCACAAAGATGCAGCAGCTTCTTACTTTGTAACATTTTCTCAAATTTTACAAACAAAATCAATAGCCTTAGTATTTGAAAGAGATGCAGATTTAGTTGAAGAATATGCAGACATGGTTTCACAAAATACTGATGCAGAAGTAGTTGCTGTAAGAGCATTCCATAACCCAACACCAATCAAAGTTAGATTAGATAAAGTATTAAAGGAGTTGTAG
- the hypA gene encoding hydrogenase maturation nickel metallochaperone HypA: MHELSMAQGIIDAVLQTAENNKAMEVNEVYIEIGRLAMINPEQLKFMLSVLVENTIMEDAKINIEEIPIEIRCSQCDFHGNAILDDEDHYAPLVKCPECDSQKISILNGKDCIVKNIVIEKPDDD, translated from the coding sequence ATGCATGAATTATCAATGGCTCAAGGAATAATTGATGCAGTTTTACAAACTGCTGAAAATAATAAAGCAATGGAAGTCAATGAAGTTTACATTGAAATAGGCAGATTAGCTATGATTAATCCAGAACAACTAAAGTTTATGTTAAGTGTTTTAGTTGAAAATACGATAATGGAAGATGCTAAGATAAATATAGAAGAAATACCCATTGAAATTAGATGTTCGCAATGTGATTTCCATGGAAATGCTATACTTGATGATGAGGATCATTATGCTCCTTTAGTTAAATGTCCTGAGTGTGATAGTCAAAAAATAAGTATTTTAAATGGTAAAGATTGCATTGTTAAAAATATTGTTATTGAAAAACCAGATGATGATTAG
- a CDS encoding DUF1894 domain-containing protein has protein sequence MSFCLDTYLQQSDNYEIHAARAGFKDCAMIIRFKSDEIINVKPGDEVLGVRVIGIPPIPIGIDNEKHTVFIPYTKPCHGTSVVELPIDEEEINKIRKLKID, from the coding sequence ATGTCTTTTTGTTTGGATACTTATCTCCAACAATCTGATAATTATGAAATTCATGCTGCAAGAGCAGGATTTAAGGATTGTGCAATGATTATTAGATTTAAATCAGATGAAATCATTAATGTCAAACCGGGAGATGAAGTATTAGGAGTTAGAGTAATTGGAATTCCACCAATACCGATTGGAATTGACAATGAAAAACACACTGTTTTTATTCCATACACTAAACCTTGTCATGGAACCTCTGTTGTTGAGTTGCCTATTGATGAAGAAGAAATTAACAAGATTAGAAAATTAAAAATTGATTAG
- a CDS encoding DUF354 domain-containing protein yields the protein MVSLKIWIDISNAPHVRFFKDVIKYFEAEGEDVIVTARQFGDIHKLMEIYDIDFISVGKHGVSLYDKLKESTSRVYNLVDVIHDEKVDVTLSKHSIELPRISFGLGIPSLYILDNEHALAANKLTLPLCDRIITPKIIDIWKLMKFGADPNTIISYEGTSELMHFKSFKYNDNIFNDLNLDLKHPKTILMRPEPSLASYLDADCHKSVLSPIVDELKNYANILILPRFKEQAEIFEGIENVSILKPPVDTSSIIKKADLVIGAGGTMNREASILQTPVISCYPGETLSVDQYYINKGLMYRSNDSDEVIEQALNFIVNPQEKIDVKTDDLFQIIINNVYDLARNGK from the coding sequence GTGGTTTCATTGAAAATATGGATAGATATCTCAAATGCTCCTCATGTAAGATTTTTTAAAGATGTTATTAAATATTTTGAAGCTGAAGGAGAGGATGTAATTGTTACAGCAAGACAATTTGGAGATATTCATAAATTAATGGAAATATATGATATTGACTTTATATCAGTTGGAAAACATGGTGTAAGTTTGTATGATAAACTCAAAGAGAGTACTTCAAGAGTTTATAACTTAGTTGATGTTATTCATGATGAAAAAGTAGATGTTACCCTTAGCAAACATTCTATTGAACTTCCTAGAATATCATTTGGATTAGGAATTCCAAGTTTATATATTTTAGATAATGAACATGCTTTAGCTGCAAATAAATTAACTTTACCATTGTGTGATCGGATTATAACTCCTAAAATAATTGATATTTGGAAATTAATGAAATTTGGGGCAGATCCAAATACTATTATTTCTTATGAAGGTACTTCTGAATTAATGCATTTTAAAAGTTTTAAATACAATGATAATATTTTCAATGATCTAAATTTAGATTTAAAACATCCAAAAACAATTTTGATGAGACCTGAACCTTCACTTGCATCTTACTTAGATGCAGATTGTCATAAATCGGTTTTATCTCCTATAGTTGATGAGTTAAAAAACTATGCTAATATTCTTATTCTTCCAAGATTTAAAGAACAAGCAGAGATTTTTGAAGGGATTGAGAATGTTTCAATTTTAAAACCGCCTGTTGATACTTCTAGTATAATTAAAAAAGCTGATTTAGTTATAGGAGCAGGAGGAACAATGAATAGGGAAGCTTCTATTTTACAAACTCCTGTTATTTCATGTTATCCTGGTGAAACGTTATCTGTTGACCAGTATTACATTAATAAAGGATTAATGTATAGGTCAAATGATTCTGATGAGGTTATTGAACAGGCATTAAATTTTATAGTTAATCCTCAGGAAAAAATTGATGTAAAAACAGATGATTTATTCCAAATCATCATTAATAATGTTTACGATTTAGCAAGAAATGGTAAATAG
- a CDS encoding aldo/keto reductase produces the protein MPLNSKFGFGCMRLPLTDENNPTSINQELFNQMIDYYMKKGYNFFDTSYAYHNGQSEIALRKGLVERYPRESFEIADKMPTWLLEKEEDNNKYFNEMLERLGIDYFDKFHVHNINVPFLKKAKKSKAFEFVKKMKKEEKIKQIGFSFHDSAELLKEVLDEYGEGLDFVQLELNYMDWEDPVIEAKNCYDLCVKHDLDVYVMEPLKGGTIVNTSDEIKNEFKNFNPNKSIASFALRFCASLEHVKIVLSGMSNMDDLIDNCKTYENFEDLNDEEKEFLSNIALKLRNTLAVPCSECNYCVDYCPEMIPIPEYFKIYNLSKQSPSNIYTLFFAKLEHEKVPTDECTYCGSCIDYCTQKIDIPEMLEKAREELSDGFNPYD, from the coding sequence ATGCCATTAAATTCAAAATTCGGTTTTGGTTGTATGAGACTACCATTAACAGATGAAAACAATCCAACATCAATTAATCAAGAGTTATTTAACCAAATGATAGATTATTACATGAAAAAAGGATATAATTTCTTTGATACATCATACGCATATCATAATGGACAATCTGAAATAGCTTTAAGAAAAGGCCTAGTTGAGAGATACCCAAGAGAATCATTTGAAATAGCCGATAAAATGCCAACTTGGCTTTTAGAAAAAGAGGAAGATAACAACAAATACTTCAATGAAATGCTTGAACGACTTGGAATTGATTATTTTGATAAATTCCATGTTCACAATATTAATGTACCATTTCTTAAAAAAGCTAAAAAATCAAAAGCATTCGAATTTGTTAAAAAAATGAAAAAAGAAGAAAAAATAAAGCAAATTGGTTTTAGTTTCCATGATAGTGCAGAATTATTAAAAGAAGTTTTAGATGAATATGGAGAAGGTCTTGATTTTGTACAATTAGAACTCAATTATATGGACTGGGAAGATCCTGTAATTGAAGCTAAAAACTGTTATGATCTTTGTGTTAAACACGATTTAGATGTATATGTGATGGAACCTTTAAAAGGAGGAACAATAGTAAATACATCTGATGAAATTAAAAATGAATTTAAAAATTTTAATCCTAATAAAAGCATCGCTAGTTTTGCTTTAAGATTTTGTGCATCGCTAGAACATGTGAAAATTGTTTTAAGTGGCATGAGCAATATGGACGACTTAATTGATAATTGTAAAACTTATGAAAACTTTGAAGATTTAAATGATGAAGAAAAAGAATTTTTATCTAATATTGCTTTAAAATTAAGAAATACTCTTGCAGTACCATGTAGTGAGTGTAATTACTGTGTTGATTATTGTCCTGAAATGATTCCAATACCTGAATACTTTAAAATCTATAATTTATCTAAACAAAGTCCAAGTAATATATACACATTATTTTTTGCTAAATTAGAACATGAAAAAGTACCAACAGACGAATGCACATATTGTGGAAGTTGTATTGATTATTGTACTCAAAAAATTGACATTCCAGAAATGCTTGAAAAAGCTCGTGAAGAATTATCAGATGGTTTTAATCCTTATGATTAA